The Paenibacillus polymyxa M1 DNA segment CCCGGAGAACATAAGTCCAAAGGACACGACTCTTGCTGTTTCTTCGGATGTAAGACCTAACTGATCTTGAAAATAAAAACCACCTATAACCTGAATAGTCACAATACTTATCATCGTAACCAATCCTGCAAACAAATACATTCTTAGACCTGGCTGGAGGGGGTTAATTCGAGCGGGTTTTTGCTGAATAACGGGCTGGGCCGCCGGAATCGCCAGCAGAGACACCACGAATGCAACAGCGGCAATGACAATTCCAAAATATAAGGGCCATAACAGCCCTATTAAAGTAAAAGCACCTGCAATCGCGGGGCCAAATACCAGCCCAAGCCCATTCGCCGCACTAATAATAGCCATACCACTTCCACGCTCTTCTCCTTCCGTTACATCCCCCATATAAGCTTGAGACGATGACAACACCGCCGGGATAAAGCCGCCAATTAAGCCGCGTGTAACAATCAGCAGGACTAACAGCAGCCCCCCACTAAGCCAACCATTTAATCCTGCAAAAAGAGTAAGTGTAAACAACAGACAGCTTACACACATCCCTATGAAACCAAGCAGAATCACCGGCTTGCGTCCCTTTGCATCACTTAGATTTCCCCATACTGGAGCCATTAAGGCCATCGTTATAGAACCAAGCGATATAATTAATCCGGAATGGCTTTCTCTTAAGCCTAATTCACGAATAAGGGGCGGCATAATTGGAGCAATAAGCATGAGCCCTAGCATAGCCACAAATACACTGAAAAAGATGCTCCCTTTTATTCTATTCATCCTCGCACACTCCTCTGTTAAAGATTCTCTCTATGCAGAAGTATACGGAGCATACCAAAACGCTACTGCCTATAGACGGATAAATTTGCGGTTAAACGGATTTAATTTTGCGTATAAAACAGCAGCCAGTCTTCAGACAGTAAAAAATGGCCTGCATTCTATGGCCCAATGGGCGTCGTTAATTATAGAGTCGCTCTTTCGTTGTGAAATGAACTACATCGGTCTCTTCATTGCTGACTGGATGGAAGGGCTTCATTTCCTGGCATGTTATTACGATATATGATGTACAGTCTTTTGCCTTTAGTAATTAGCGTAGCTGTGGGTTGAGTCTGTATATCGATGTCTAAGGGGGAAATCTCAGTGAAAACAAAAATAGGATCAATCATGAAGGTAAGATCGTTAAG contains these protein-coding regions:
- a CDS encoding MFS transporter, which gives rise to MNRIKGSIFFSVFVAMLGLMLIAPIMPPLIRELGLRESHSGLIISLGSITMALMAPVWGNLSDAKGRKPVILLGFIGMCVSCLLFTLTLFAGLNGWLSGGLLLVLLIVTRGLIGGFIPAVLSSSQAYMGDVTEGEERGSGMAIISAANGLGLVFGPAIAGAFTLIGLLWPLYFGIVIAAVAFVVSLLAIPAAQPVIQQKPARINPLQPGLRMYLFAGLVTMISIVTIQVIGGFYFQDQLGLTSEETARVVSFGLMFSGAAMLIVQIIQMKWLKWKPKLMILLGSLFLIAGMALFLISASLAVYYAAFFMFGIGTGLLMPGFMAGASLSVSQEQQGGAAGLVAAVQGISAIIAPILTTTLYRVDKYIPFMLIAVLVAVMAVIMLVVRKRNGNSEPVSHKAK